The following is a genomic window from Butyricimonas faecihominis.
CTTCGAAATTCTCGGAATCCTCACTCGATTCTTCTCCGGACGCCATCATTTCTCGCTGGTAGCGTCGCTCCACCTCCGCGTGAAGCTTACGATCGATACAAGAGTTTTTGACGGAACGACTTAAATAAGCATAAAGAGAACCAGAATGGGAAATTTTCGCCCGATTCACCCACAGGTAAATAAACGTGTCCTGCACGATGTCCTCTGCCTCCGCCCGGTCCCCGACAAAACCCAAAGCGTAAAGATACAGTTGTTCCGAGTAAGACTCGAAAAAAGAATTGAACGCACTCCAATCTCCTTCCTGCATTTTCCGGAACAAAACTAACTCATCCTGCATAAACCACATATTCTTATTGATAGCAAAAATAATGATTCTCTTTATATTTTACGCTCCCATGACAGGAAAATACGAAAATTCGTATATAATCGCTTCCCCCTTCTCCCGCT
Proteins encoded in this region:
- a CDS encoding RNA polymerase sigma-70 factor — protein: MQDELVLFRKMQEGDWSAFNSFFESYSEQLYLYALGFVGDRAEAEDIVQDTFIYLWVNRAKISHSGSLYAYLSRSVKNSCIDRKLHAEVERRYQREMMASGEESSEDSENFEELYERLQIVMDSLPPKCKEIFILGCIEGLSYKDVSEQLGVSVNTVKTQVKVAYKKIKSEFGDRDKNFMLILCNSFFKEEAGQ